One genomic segment of Diceros bicornis minor isolate mBicDic1 chromosome 13, mDicBic1.mat.cur, whole genome shotgun sequence includes these proteins:
- the CCDC17 gene encoding coiled-coil domain-containing protein 17 isoform X1, which translates to MASHIGEPGLLPCGSCDMVFRSWALLATHTQRFCIGRLTREVTPGAQPSIATEPRPPAVVPQEHQGLPDQEASKPALKRLTEEVLRLRLYLQEMRPKITEVPRGSEGPWRRSEAPTQGPTSEAAGSPGERLRALHGTHARRVAETEAQSRALARRDEELSRRLQGLARTRGGMSRLSGLERELRDLRTEAGRTRGALEELGAHVQQLLPEPGTGLNSLREAEFCCPVLQANPGTLAAEIGALREAYIRGGGRDPGVLGQIWQLQVEASALELQRSRARRGRRAGAPSGELLVVEAENRRLEAEILALQMQRGAGPAPWGPREPRRVANPSPCLRRREDPPRLLPPVAPPLPRLPLSTGGLFLGRAEKSPQLSGTTTRNLGLDPHFLLPRSDLLGPAPYDPGAGLVIFYDFLRGLEASWIWVQLMTGLARDGQNTGGTTALPPALCLPPPPAPGPMGNCAILASRQPVPRLPPSPSVSLVCELHASQGLAWAKAPQPKAWASLVLFDRDQRVLSGHWRLPLRALPLDSSLSLGQLNGIPQVSVEDGDWLYSSRVQMQYHFTSPQVGQAELFLRLVNARDAGVQTLAEINPASAHKYQYPPPVSSSSSLEANSLAPRAGFVDPPPPAEEPLSSRVKERDEGLGPHGFDPPPLAF; encoded by the exons ATGGCCTCTCACATTGGGGAGCCAGGGCTCCTGCCCTGTGGGTCCTGTGACATGGTTTTCCGCTCCTGGGCCCTGTTGGCCACCCACACTCAGCGCTTCTGCATTGGCCGTTTGACCCGGGAGGTGACACCTGGAGCACAGCCCTCAATAGCTACTGAACCACGGCCCCCCGCG GTTGTGCCACAAGAACACCAGGGCCTCCCAGACCAGGAGGCCAGCAAGCCGGCTCTCAAGAGGCTAACAGAGGAG GTGCTGCGGCTGCGGCTGTACCTGCAGGAAATGCGACCCAAGATAACAGAGGTCCCCAGGGGGTCAGAGGGGCCCTGGAGGCGTTCAGAGGCGCCGACTCAGGGCCCCACCTCCGAGGCTGCTGGGAGCCCAGGCGAGCGGCTGCGGGCGCTGCACGGGACTCACGCCAGGCGCGTGGCTGAGACGGAGGCACAGAGCCGGGCTCTGGCGCGACGCGACGAGG AACTGAGCCGGCGCCTCCAAGGTTTGGCCCGGACCCGGGGCGGGATGTCACGCCTGTCTGGCCTGGAGCGGGAGCTTCGAGACCTCCGGACAGAGGCCGGGCGAACGCGGGGAGCTCTAGAGGAGTTAGGGGCGCACGTTCAGCAGCTACTACCCGAGCCCGG GACCGGGCTGAACTCCTTGCGAGAGGCAGAATTCTGTTGTCCGGTGCTACAGGCCAACCCAGGGACTCTGGCTGCCGAGATCGG GGCCCTGCGTGAGGCCTACATTCGAGGCGGGGGCCGGGACCCCGGCGTTCTGGGCCAGATATGGCAGTTGCAAGTGGAGGCGTCAGCTCTGGAGCTTCAGCGGTCGCGGGCCCGCAGGG GAAGACGGGCAGGTGCCCCATCCGGCGAGCTTCTAGTAGTGGAGGCCGAAAACCGGCGCCTAGAGGCAGAAATCCTGGCTTTGCAGATGCAGAGGGGCGCAGGCCCAGCGCCCTGGG GGCCCCGGGAGCCGAGACGTGTGGCCAATCCCAGCCCATGcctgaggaggagggaagatCCCCCACGCCTCCTGCCACCGGTGGCTCCCCCTCTGCCACGGCTTCCACTCTCCACAGGCGGCCTATTTTTGGGTCGCGCCGAGAAGTCT CCACAGCTTTCTGGAACCACGACCAGGAACCTGGGCCTGGATCCACACTTCCTCCTGCCCAGATCTGACCTTCTGGGCCCTGCACCCTATGACCCAGG AGCTGGCCTGGTCATTTTCTATGACTTTCTGCGGGGCCTTGAAGCTTCTTGGATTTGGGTGCAACTAATGACTGGTTTGGCCCGAGATGGACAGAATACAGGAGGGACCACAGCATTGCCCCCAGCCCTTTGCTTGCCCCCGCCTCCAGCTCCTGGGCCCATGGGCAACTGTGCCATCCTTGCCAGCAGGCAGCCTGTACCCAG ACTACCACCCTCACCATCAGTATCCTTGGTCTGTGAGCTACATGCCTCACAGGGGCTGGCATGGGCTAAGGCACCGCAGCCAAAGGCCTGGGCCTCACTGGTGCTATTTGACCGGGATCAGAGGGTGCTAAGTGGCCACTGGCGTCTCCCACTTCGAGCCCTTCCTCTGGACTCCAGCCTTAGCCTTGGGCAGCTAAATGGTATTCCCCAGGTGAGTGTGGAGGACGGGGACTGGCTCTACTCCTCCAGGGTCCAGATGCAGTACCATTTCACCTCTCCCCAGGTAGGTCAGGCTGAGCTCTTTCTGCGGCTGGTGAATGCAAGAGATGCAGGTGTCCAGACACTGGCAGAGATCAATCCAGCAAGTGCCCACAAGTACCAGTACCCACCTCCG GTGTCCAGCTCATCTTCACTGGAAGCCAACTCCCTTGCCCCAAGAGCTGGCTTTGTTGACCCCCCTCCTCCTGCAGAAGAGCCCCTCAGTAGCAGAGTCAAGGAGAGAGATGAGGGTTTGGGCCCTCATGGCTTTGACCCACCCCCACTGGCTTTCTGA
- the CCDC17 gene encoding coiled-coil domain-containing protein 17 isoform X2, with protein MASHIGEPGLLPCGSCDMVFRSWALLATHTQRFCIGRLTREVTPGAQPSIATEPRPPAVVPQEHQGLPDQEASKPALKRLTEEVLRLRLYLQEMRPKITEVPRGSEGPWRRSEAPTQGPTSEAAGSPGERLRALHGTHARRVAETEAQSRALARRDEELSRRLQGLARTRGGMSRLSGLERELRDLRTEAGRTRGALEELGAHVQQLLPEPGTGLNSLREAEFCCPVLQANPGTLAAEIGALREAYIRGGGRDPGVLGQIWQLQVEASALELQRSRARRGRRAGAPSGELLVVEAENRRLEAEILALQMQRGAGPAPWGPREPRRVANPSPCLRRREDPPRLLPPVAPPLPRLPLSTGGLFLGRAEKSPQLSGTTTRNLGLDPHFLLPRSDLLGPAPYDPGAGLVIFYDFLRGLEASWIWVQLMTGLARDGQNTGGTTALPPALCLPPPPAPGPMGNCAILASRQPVPRLPPSPSVSLVCELHASQGLAWAKAPQPKAWASLVLFDRDQRVLSGHWRLPLRALPLDSSLSLGQLNGIPQVGQAELFLRLVNARDAGVQTLAEINPASAHKYQYPPPVSSSSSLEANSLAPRAGFVDPPPPAEEPLSSRVKERDEGLGPHGFDPPPLAF; from the exons ATGGCCTCTCACATTGGGGAGCCAGGGCTCCTGCCCTGTGGGTCCTGTGACATGGTTTTCCGCTCCTGGGCCCTGTTGGCCACCCACACTCAGCGCTTCTGCATTGGCCGTTTGACCCGGGAGGTGACACCTGGAGCACAGCCCTCAATAGCTACTGAACCACGGCCCCCCGCG GTTGTGCCACAAGAACACCAGGGCCTCCCAGACCAGGAGGCCAGCAAGCCGGCTCTCAAGAGGCTAACAGAGGAG GTGCTGCGGCTGCGGCTGTACCTGCAGGAAATGCGACCCAAGATAACAGAGGTCCCCAGGGGGTCAGAGGGGCCCTGGAGGCGTTCAGAGGCGCCGACTCAGGGCCCCACCTCCGAGGCTGCTGGGAGCCCAGGCGAGCGGCTGCGGGCGCTGCACGGGACTCACGCCAGGCGCGTGGCTGAGACGGAGGCACAGAGCCGGGCTCTGGCGCGACGCGACGAGG AACTGAGCCGGCGCCTCCAAGGTTTGGCCCGGACCCGGGGCGGGATGTCACGCCTGTCTGGCCTGGAGCGGGAGCTTCGAGACCTCCGGACAGAGGCCGGGCGAACGCGGGGAGCTCTAGAGGAGTTAGGGGCGCACGTTCAGCAGCTACTACCCGAGCCCGG GACCGGGCTGAACTCCTTGCGAGAGGCAGAATTCTGTTGTCCGGTGCTACAGGCCAACCCAGGGACTCTGGCTGCCGAGATCGG GGCCCTGCGTGAGGCCTACATTCGAGGCGGGGGCCGGGACCCCGGCGTTCTGGGCCAGATATGGCAGTTGCAAGTGGAGGCGTCAGCTCTGGAGCTTCAGCGGTCGCGGGCCCGCAGGG GAAGACGGGCAGGTGCCCCATCCGGCGAGCTTCTAGTAGTGGAGGCCGAAAACCGGCGCCTAGAGGCAGAAATCCTGGCTTTGCAGATGCAGAGGGGCGCAGGCCCAGCGCCCTGGG GGCCCCGGGAGCCGAGACGTGTGGCCAATCCCAGCCCATGcctgaggaggagggaagatCCCCCACGCCTCCTGCCACCGGTGGCTCCCCCTCTGCCACGGCTTCCACTCTCCACAGGCGGCCTATTTTTGGGTCGCGCCGAGAAGTCT CCACAGCTTTCTGGAACCACGACCAGGAACCTGGGCCTGGATCCACACTTCCTCCTGCCCAGATCTGACCTTCTGGGCCCTGCACCCTATGACCCAGG AGCTGGCCTGGTCATTTTCTATGACTTTCTGCGGGGCCTTGAAGCTTCTTGGATTTGGGTGCAACTAATGACTGGTTTGGCCCGAGATGGACAGAATACAGGAGGGACCACAGCATTGCCCCCAGCCCTTTGCTTGCCCCCGCCTCCAGCTCCTGGGCCCATGGGCAACTGTGCCATCCTTGCCAGCAGGCAGCCTGTACCCAG ACTACCACCCTCACCATCAGTATCCTTGGTCTGTGAGCTACATGCCTCACAGGGGCTGGCATGGGCTAAGGCACCGCAGCCAAAGGCCTGGGCCTCACTGGTGCTATTTGACCGGGATCAGAGGGTGCTAAGTGGCCACTGGCGTCTCCCACTTCGAGCCCTTCCTCTGGACTCCAGCCTTAGCCTTGGGCAGCTAAATGGTATTCCCCAG GTAGGTCAGGCTGAGCTCTTTCTGCGGCTGGTGAATGCAAGAGATGCAGGTGTCCAGACACTGGCAGAGATCAATCCAGCAAGTGCCCACAAGTACCAGTACCCACCTCCG GTGTCCAGCTCATCTTCACTGGAAGCCAACTCCCTTGCCCCAAGAGCTGGCTTTGTTGACCCCCCTCCTCCTGCAGAAGAGCCCCTCAGTAGCAGAGTCAAGGAGAGAGATGAGGGTTTGGGCCCTCATGGCTTTGACCCACCCCCACTGGCTTTCTGA
- the CCDC17 gene encoding coiled-coil domain-containing protein 17 isoform X4, with amino-acid sequence MASHIGEPGLLPCGSCDMVFRSWALLATHTQRFCIGRLTREVTPGAQPSIATEPRPPAVVPQEHQGLPDQEASKPALKRLTEEVLRLRLYLQEMRPKITEVPRGSEGPWRRSEAPTQGPTSEAAGSPGERLRALHGTHARRVAETEAQSRALARRDEELSRRLQGLARTRGGMSRLSGLERELRDLRTEAGRTRGALEELGAHVQQLLPEPGTGLNSLREAEFCCPVLQANPGTLAAEIGALREAYIRGGGRDPGVLGQIWQLQVEASALELQRSRARRGRRAGAPSGELLVVEAENRRLEAEILALQMQRGAGPAPWGPREPRRVANPSPCLRRREDPPRLLPPVAPPLPRLPLSTGGLFLGRAEKSPQLSGTTTRNLGLDPHFLLPRSDLLGPAPYDPGAGLVIFYDFLRGLEASWIWVQLMTGLARDGQNTGGTTALPPALCLPPPPAPGPMGNCAILASRQPVPRLPPSPSVSLVCELHASQGLAWAKAPQPKAWASLVLFDRDQRVLSGHWRLPLRALPLDSSLSLGQLNGIPQVSSSSSLEANSLAPRAGFVDPPPPAEEPLSSRVKERDEGLGPHGFDPPPLAF; translated from the exons ATGGCCTCTCACATTGGGGAGCCAGGGCTCCTGCCCTGTGGGTCCTGTGACATGGTTTTCCGCTCCTGGGCCCTGTTGGCCACCCACACTCAGCGCTTCTGCATTGGCCGTTTGACCCGGGAGGTGACACCTGGAGCACAGCCCTCAATAGCTACTGAACCACGGCCCCCCGCG GTTGTGCCACAAGAACACCAGGGCCTCCCAGACCAGGAGGCCAGCAAGCCGGCTCTCAAGAGGCTAACAGAGGAG GTGCTGCGGCTGCGGCTGTACCTGCAGGAAATGCGACCCAAGATAACAGAGGTCCCCAGGGGGTCAGAGGGGCCCTGGAGGCGTTCAGAGGCGCCGACTCAGGGCCCCACCTCCGAGGCTGCTGGGAGCCCAGGCGAGCGGCTGCGGGCGCTGCACGGGACTCACGCCAGGCGCGTGGCTGAGACGGAGGCACAGAGCCGGGCTCTGGCGCGACGCGACGAGG AACTGAGCCGGCGCCTCCAAGGTTTGGCCCGGACCCGGGGCGGGATGTCACGCCTGTCTGGCCTGGAGCGGGAGCTTCGAGACCTCCGGACAGAGGCCGGGCGAACGCGGGGAGCTCTAGAGGAGTTAGGGGCGCACGTTCAGCAGCTACTACCCGAGCCCGG GACCGGGCTGAACTCCTTGCGAGAGGCAGAATTCTGTTGTCCGGTGCTACAGGCCAACCCAGGGACTCTGGCTGCCGAGATCGG GGCCCTGCGTGAGGCCTACATTCGAGGCGGGGGCCGGGACCCCGGCGTTCTGGGCCAGATATGGCAGTTGCAAGTGGAGGCGTCAGCTCTGGAGCTTCAGCGGTCGCGGGCCCGCAGGG GAAGACGGGCAGGTGCCCCATCCGGCGAGCTTCTAGTAGTGGAGGCCGAAAACCGGCGCCTAGAGGCAGAAATCCTGGCTTTGCAGATGCAGAGGGGCGCAGGCCCAGCGCCCTGGG GGCCCCGGGAGCCGAGACGTGTGGCCAATCCCAGCCCATGcctgaggaggagggaagatCCCCCACGCCTCCTGCCACCGGTGGCTCCCCCTCTGCCACGGCTTCCACTCTCCACAGGCGGCCTATTTTTGGGTCGCGCCGAGAAGTCT CCACAGCTTTCTGGAACCACGACCAGGAACCTGGGCCTGGATCCACACTTCCTCCTGCCCAGATCTGACCTTCTGGGCCCTGCACCCTATGACCCAGG AGCTGGCCTGGTCATTTTCTATGACTTTCTGCGGGGCCTTGAAGCTTCTTGGATTTGGGTGCAACTAATGACTGGTTTGGCCCGAGATGGACAGAATACAGGAGGGACCACAGCATTGCCCCCAGCCCTTTGCTTGCCCCCGCCTCCAGCTCCTGGGCCCATGGGCAACTGTGCCATCCTTGCCAGCAGGCAGCCTGTACCCAG ACTACCACCCTCACCATCAGTATCCTTGGTCTGTGAGCTACATGCCTCACAGGGGCTGGCATGGGCTAAGGCACCGCAGCCAAAGGCCTGGGCCTCACTGGTGCTATTTGACCGGGATCAGAGGGTGCTAAGTGGCCACTGGCGTCTCCCACTTCGAGCCCTTCCTCTGGACTCCAGCCTTAGCCTTGGGCAGCTAAATGGTATTCCCCAG GTGTCCAGCTCATCTTCACTGGAAGCCAACTCCCTTGCCCCAAGAGCTGGCTTTGTTGACCCCCCTCCTCCTGCAGAAGAGCCCCTCAGTAGCAGAGTCAAGGAGAGAGATGAGGGTTTGGGCCCTCATGGCTTTGACCCACCCCCACTGGCTTTCTGA
- the CCDC17 gene encoding coiled-coil domain-containing protein 17 isoform X3 has translation MASHIGEPGLLPCGSCDMVFRSWALLATHTQRFCIGRLTREVTPGAQPSIATEPRPPAVVPQEHQGLPDQEASKPALKRLTEEVLRLRLYLQEMRPKITEVPRGSEGPWRRSEAPTQGPTSEAAGSPGERLRALHGTHARRVAETEAQSRALARRDEELSRRLQGLARTRGGMSRLSGLERELRDLRTEAGRTRGALEELGAHVQQLLPEPGTGLNSLREAEFCCPVLQANPGTLAAEIGALREAYIRGGGRDPGVLGQIWQLQVEASALELQRSRARRGPREPRRVANPSPCLRRREDPPRLLPPVAPPLPRLPLSTGGLFLGRAEKSPQLSGTTTRNLGLDPHFLLPRSDLLGPAPYDPGAGLVIFYDFLRGLEASWIWVQLMTGLARDGQNTGGTTALPPALCLPPPPAPGPMGNCAILASRQPVPRLPPSPSVSLVCELHASQGLAWAKAPQPKAWASLVLFDRDQRVLSGHWRLPLRALPLDSSLSLGQLNGIPQVSVEDGDWLYSSRVQMQYHFTSPQVGQAELFLRLVNARDAGVQTLAEINPASAHKYQYPPPVSSSSSLEANSLAPRAGFVDPPPPAEEPLSSRVKERDEGLGPHGFDPPPLAF, from the exons ATGGCCTCTCACATTGGGGAGCCAGGGCTCCTGCCCTGTGGGTCCTGTGACATGGTTTTCCGCTCCTGGGCCCTGTTGGCCACCCACACTCAGCGCTTCTGCATTGGCCGTTTGACCCGGGAGGTGACACCTGGAGCACAGCCCTCAATAGCTACTGAACCACGGCCCCCCGCG GTTGTGCCACAAGAACACCAGGGCCTCCCAGACCAGGAGGCCAGCAAGCCGGCTCTCAAGAGGCTAACAGAGGAG GTGCTGCGGCTGCGGCTGTACCTGCAGGAAATGCGACCCAAGATAACAGAGGTCCCCAGGGGGTCAGAGGGGCCCTGGAGGCGTTCAGAGGCGCCGACTCAGGGCCCCACCTCCGAGGCTGCTGGGAGCCCAGGCGAGCGGCTGCGGGCGCTGCACGGGACTCACGCCAGGCGCGTGGCTGAGACGGAGGCACAGAGCCGGGCTCTGGCGCGACGCGACGAGG AACTGAGCCGGCGCCTCCAAGGTTTGGCCCGGACCCGGGGCGGGATGTCACGCCTGTCTGGCCTGGAGCGGGAGCTTCGAGACCTCCGGACAGAGGCCGGGCGAACGCGGGGAGCTCTAGAGGAGTTAGGGGCGCACGTTCAGCAGCTACTACCCGAGCCCGG GACCGGGCTGAACTCCTTGCGAGAGGCAGAATTCTGTTGTCCGGTGCTACAGGCCAACCCAGGGACTCTGGCTGCCGAGATCGG GGCCCTGCGTGAGGCCTACATTCGAGGCGGGGGCCGGGACCCCGGCGTTCTGGGCCAGATATGGCAGTTGCAAGTGGAGGCGTCAGCTCTGGAGCTTCAGCGGTCGCGGGCCCGCAGGG GGCCCCGGGAGCCGAGACGTGTGGCCAATCCCAGCCCATGcctgaggaggagggaagatCCCCCACGCCTCCTGCCACCGGTGGCTCCCCCTCTGCCACGGCTTCCACTCTCCACAGGCGGCCTATTTTTGGGTCGCGCCGAGAAGTCT CCACAGCTTTCTGGAACCACGACCAGGAACCTGGGCCTGGATCCACACTTCCTCCTGCCCAGATCTGACCTTCTGGGCCCTGCACCCTATGACCCAGG AGCTGGCCTGGTCATTTTCTATGACTTTCTGCGGGGCCTTGAAGCTTCTTGGATTTGGGTGCAACTAATGACTGGTTTGGCCCGAGATGGACAGAATACAGGAGGGACCACAGCATTGCCCCCAGCCCTTTGCTTGCCCCCGCCTCCAGCTCCTGGGCCCATGGGCAACTGTGCCATCCTTGCCAGCAGGCAGCCTGTACCCAG ACTACCACCCTCACCATCAGTATCCTTGGTCTGTGAGCTACATGCCTCACAGGGGCTGGCATGGGCTAAGGCACCGCAGCCAAAGGCCTGGGCCTCACTGGTGCTATTTGACCGGGATCAGAGGGTGCTAAGTGGCCACTGGCGTCTCCCACTTCGAGCCCTTCCTCTGGACTCCAGCCTTAGCCTTGGGCAGCTAAATGGTATTCCCCAGGTGAGTGTGGAGGACGGGGACTGGCTCTACTCCTCCAGGGTCCAGATGCAGTACCATTTCACCTCTCCCCAGGTAGGTCAGGCTGAGCTCTTTCTGCGGCTGGTGAATGCAAGAGATGCAGGTGTCCAGACACTGGCAGAGATCAATCCAGCAAGTGCCCACAAGTACCAGTACCCACCTCCG GTGTCCAGCTCATCTTCACTGGAAGCCAACTCCCTTGCCCCAAGAGCTGGCTTTGTTGACCCCCCTCCTCCTGCAGAAGAGCCCCTCAGTAGCAGAGTCAAGGAGAGAGATGAGGGTTTGGGCCCTCATGGCTTTGACCCACCCCCACTGGCTTTCTGA